A single genomic interval of Gammaproteobacteria bacterium harbors:
- a CDS encoding ABC transporter substrate-binding protein, with product MSRVSRLRLVFAMLLLGGVLPVSAAGAPEASRAQPTRIAVIYPHVREPFRSVFRAIADGAVAENPGSTEVFEVDTEDSAQAISARLQGSQASAAILLGKYGLTLSRSIDPRLNRVVGAVFAAPDELPDGVYATSLAPSPGSLFGKLRELAPAVQHISVIYGADSNDWLIELAQTEVAASGHTLTPIQKENIRDGASAYRALLEQLEPPLDALWLPQASPFLDEKSVLQMILRAAWDRNIVVFSSNPSHVPKGALFALFPDNTEMGRHLARLAADSAPRSGPRVEALEQLNTAINIRTADHLGLGLNAADARFDMVFPSR from the coding sequence GTGAGCCGGGTGTCGCGGTTGCGCCTCGTGTTCGCGATGCTGTTGCTCGGCGGCGTGCTGCCAGTATCCGCCGCGGGCGCACCGGAGGCGAGTCGCGCGCAGCCGACACGCATCGCGGTGATCTATCCCCACGTGCGCGAGCCGTTTCGCTCGGTGTTCCGCGCCATCGCCGATGGCGCGGTCGCGGAAAACCCGGGATCGACCGAGGTTTTCGAAGTCGACACCGAGGACAGCGCGCAGGCCATCTCCGCGCGCCTGCAAGGTTCGCAGGCCAGTGCGGCGATCCTGCTCGGCAAGTATGGCCTGACGCTCAGCCGCAGTATCGACCCGCGCCTGAACCGCGTGGTGGGCGCGGTGTTCGCCGCACCGGACGAACTCCCCGACGGGGTCTACGCGACCTCGCTGGCCCCGTCACCGGGCAGCCTGTTCGGCAAGCTGCGCGAACTGGCACCGGCGGTGCAGCACATCAGCGTGATCTACGGCGCCGATTCGAATGACTGGCTGATCGAACTCGCGCAGACCGAGGTCGCCGCCAGCGGCCATACGCTCACGCCCATCCAGAAGGAAAACATCCGTGACGGCGCCAGTGCCTACCGGGCGCTGCTCGAGCAGCTCGAGCCGCCGCTCGACGCCCTGTGGTTGCCGCAGGCCTCGCCGTTCCTTGATGAAAAATCGGTGCTGCAGATGATCCTGCGGGCCGCATGGGACCGCAACATCGTGGTGTTCTCGAGCAATCCCTCGCATGTGCCCAAAGGCGCGCTGTTCGCGCTGTTCCCCGACAACACGGAGATGGGGCGTCACCTGGCGCGGCTTGCCGCCGACAGCGCTCCCCGCAGCGGCCCGCGGGTCGAGGCACTGGAACAACTAAACACCGCGATCAACATCCGCACCGCCGATCACCTGGGCCTCGGCCTGAACGCTGCCGATGCGCGTTTCGATATGGTATTTCCGAGCCGCTAG
- a CDS encoding TonB-dependent receptor gives MSRHLPVASLAMAIACSANCLAASSEEDLLLSFGEEEFVSIATGQKQLIAKAPAVASVITAEDIETLGASTLEEVLETVPGVHVSLSSTYLSPIYSIRGIYTDKNPQVLMLVNGVPLTNAHFGDRGGRSSFPVRDIARIEVIRGPGSAVYGADALAGVINVITKSADQIDGTEFGVRAGSFDTTEGWLLNGTQWGELEVAFSLQALSTDGDDRRRVGSDAQSVFDAVAAGFFAPVSRAPGPLETGNPEAIDLRLDLKYRDLQLRAWNWRQDNTGVGPGLALALDPKGGADGDNYLFDLSYLIPDLAPDTTLELRAAYMDINIKTEQTLFPAGAVLPIGDDGNLNISQFSLVRFSDGYIGNPEFYEEHTRLDAILNWNALEKHNIRVAAGYNQQQESGRETKNFGLGVLDVPNRSCTLALCVVDGTLSNVSNTPYVFIEDQDRDVWYASLQDQWQIANDWNLTAGVRYDDYSDFGSTVNPRLALVWDTGTDLTTKLLYGRAFRAPSFAELFVINNPVALGNPDLDPEISNTYELALDYRASFDLRFGFNVFYYDIDDLIKFVPGANGAQVAQNVGQQEGSGFELETEWKPRENLRVIANYAFQKSEDATLNEDAARAPEQQAYLRADWRLRQNWSLTGELHWVAQRNREPADPRDDIDDFTLVNLNLERRNLMERLDLGLRVRNLFDQNASEPSPTEAVPGGSLIPDDFPLEGRSVYLTARLRF, from the coding sequence ATGAGCAGACATCTTCCCGTTGCTTCTCTCGCGATGGCCATCGCCTGCAGCGCCAATTGCCTGGCGGCTTCCTCCGAAGAAGATTTGCTGCTGTCCTTCGGCGAGGAAGAGTTCGTCAGTATCGCCACCGGCCAGAAGCAATTGATCGCCAAGGCGCCGGCCGTCGCCTCGGTCATCACCGCCGAGGACATCGAAACCCTTGGCGCGAGCACCCTGGAGGAAGTGCTCGAAACCGTGCCCGGCGTCCACGTTTCGCTGTCCAGCACTTATCTTTCCCCGATCTATTCGATCCGCGGAATCTACACCGACAAGAACCCCCAGGTGCTGATGCTGGTGAACGGTGTGCCGTTGACCAACGCGCATTTCGGCGACCGCGGCGGGCGCTCGAGCTTCCCGGTGCGCGATATCGCGCGCATCGAGGTGATTCGTGGTCCGGGTTCGGCGGTTTACGGTGCCGACGCGCTGGCCGGCGTGATCAACGTGATCACCAAGAGCGCCGACCAGATCGACGGCACCGAGTTTGGCGTGCGTGCGGGCTCCTTCGATACCACCGAGGGCTGGCTGCTGAACGGCACCCAGTGGGGTGAACTCGAAGTCGCATTCTCGCTCCAGGCGCTCAGCACCGATGGCGACGACCGGCGGCGCGTCGGCTCCGACGCCCAATCGGTGTTCGATGCGGTGGCCGCGGGATTTTTCGCGCCTGTATCGCGCGCACCGGGACCGCTGGAAACCGGCAACCCCGAGGCCATCGACCTGCGTCTCGACCTGAAGTACCGCGACCTGCAACTGCGCGCCTGGAACTGGCGCCAGGACAACACCGGCGTCGGACCGGGGCTGGCACTGGCACTCGACCCCAAGGGTGGCGCGGACGGCGACAATTACCTGTTCGACCTCAGCTACCTGATACCCGATCTTGCCCCCGACACCACGCTCGAACTGCGCGCCGCGTACATGGACATCAACATCAAGACCGAGCAGACGCTGTTTCCGGCCGGCGCGGTGCTGCCGATCGGCGACGATGGCAACCTGAACATCAGCCAGTTCTCGCTGGTCCGGTTCAGCGACGGTTATATCGGCAACCCCGAGTTCTACGAGGAACACACCCGGCTCGACGCCATCCTCAACTGGAACGCGCTGGAAAAGCACAACATCCGCGTGGCGGCCGGCTACAACCAGCAGCAGGAATCCGGTCGCGAAACCAAGAACTTCGGGCTGGGCGTGCTGGACGTGCCCAACCGCAGCTGCACGCTGGCGCTGTGCGTGGTCGATGGCACCCTGAGCAACGTCAGCAATACGCCCTATGTATTCATCGAGGACCAGGACCGCGATGTCTGGTACGCCTCGCTGCAGGACCAATGGCAGATCGCCAACGACTGGAACCTGACCGCGGGCGTGCGCTACGACGACTATTCCGATTTCGGCTCGACCGTGAATCCACGGCTCGCGCTGGTCTGGGATACCGGCACCGACCTGACCACCAAGCTGCTCTACGGACGCGCGTTCCGCGCGCCCTCCTTCGCGGAACTGTTCGTGATCAACAACCCGGTCGCGCTCGGCAATCCCGATCTCGACCCCGAGATCTCCAACACCTACGAACTCGCGCTCGATTATCGCGCCAGCTTCGATCTGCGTTTCGGTTTCAACGTGTTCTATTACGATATCGATGACCTGATCAAGTTCGTGCCGGGCGCCAACGGTGCACAGGTCGCGCAGAACGTCGGGCAACAGGAAGGCAGCGGCTTCGAGCTCGAGACCGAATGGAAGCCGCGCGAGAACCTGCGCGTGATCGCCAATTATGCGTTCCAGAAATCGGAAGATGCCACGCTGAACGAGGATGCCGCGCGCGCACCGGAGCAACAGGCGTACCTGCGCGCCGACTGGCGCTTGCGCCAGAACTGGTCACTCACCGGCGAGCTGCACTGGGTCGCGCAGCGCAATCGCGAACCCGCGGATCCGCGTGATGACATCGACGATTTCACCCTGGTGAACCTCAACCTGGAACGCAGGAACCTCATGGAGCGGCTCGACCTCGGCCTGCGCGTGCGCAACCTCTTCGACCAGAACGCCAGCGAGCCCAGCCCCACCGAGGCCGTGCCGGGCGGTTCCCTGATACCGGACGATTTCCCGCTCGAGGGACGCAGCGTCTACCTGACCGCCCGCCTGCGGTTCTGA
- a CDS encoding thiamine pyrophosphate-binding protein, with product MVPSPFEGGDLILGYLEQLGVEYVFGIPGGAIEPFYNALARSERRNSIRAVVARHETGAAFMAEGYARNTGRLGVCCSTTGPGATNLITGVASAYENQIPMLVITPQTALSHFGRKALQESSDTAINTVGMFQHCTHYNTLISHIDQLEHKLASAIMTAFNSSGPAHISIPIDVQRAAFANTEPSYNLSTLLTRPAWKDETAIDAFLDLLLGSRQTVFVLGNGCQEAAGLILRAAMTLNALVVTTPDGKGLISPFHPSYRGVCSFAGHESADQALRDPKVDLVVTVGNMLSEWGSNNWDRETLLTGQLVHVDSNEGNLTRSPMARLHVRGSIDTIFETLVAELGRHGRHVGSLDRQGAEDSVVVTASANNATSILPFEVSDFEKCLDTSCPIKPQWLMTKLTQLFPPNTRYLADAGNSFAWSTHYLHPFDRRVLERRNKERGDRGRRSSRGGLFQAGFEFAPMGWAIGNAVGTALASPGDPVVCITGDGSMLMSGQEITVAQQLGLPVVFIVLNDARLGMVAHGQRLGGAEEIGCTLPQVDFRRLAESMGIRAYLIQTPQDLLNLNIPAICQQRTPTLLDVRIDARETPPIGRRIQVLQDM from the coding sequence CTGGTCCCGAGCCCTTTCGAGGGCGGCGATTTGATACTTGGTTACCTCGAACAACTCGGTGTCGAGTATGTGTTCGGGATCCCGGGTGGGGCGATCGAACCGTTCTACAACGCGCTCGCCCGCAGCGAGCGCCGCAACAGCATCCGCGCCGTGGTGGCACGCCACGAAACCGGCGCGGCGTTCATGGCCGAAGGATACGCGAGAAATACCGGGCGCCTGGGGGTGTGCTGCTCCACCACCGGCCCTGGTGCAACCAACCTGATCACCGGCGTGGCCTCGGCCTACGAAAACCAGATACCGATGCTGGTGATCACGCCGCAGACCGCACTCAGCCATTTCGGGCGCAAGGCACTGCAGGAATCGAGCGATACCGCGATCAACACGGTCGGCATGTTCCAGCACTGCACCCATTACAACACCCTGATCAGCCATATCGATCAGCTCGAGCACAAGCTCGCCTCCGCGATCATGACCGCCTTCAACTCGAGCGGCCCGGCGCATATCAGCATCCCGATCGATGTCCAGCGGGCGGCATTCGCGAACACCGAGCCCAGCTACAACCTGTCCACCCTGCTCACCCGCCCGGCCTGGAAGGACGAGACCGCGATCGATGCCTTCCTCGACCTGCTGCTCGGTAGCCGCCAGACGGTGTTCGTGCTCGGCAATGGTTGCCAGGAAGCGGCCGGGCTGATCCTGCGCGCCGCAATGACCCTGAATGCGCTGGTCGTCACCACACCCGACGGCAAGGGCCTGATCAGTCCGTTCCACCCGAGCTACCGCGGCGTGTGTTCCTTTGCGGGTCACGAAAGCGCCGACCAGGCCCTGCGCGACCCCAAGGTGGACCTGGTGGTCACAGTCGGCAACATGCTGAGCGAGTGGGGCAGCAACAATTGGGACCGCGAAACACTGCTCACCGGCCAGCTGGTGCACGTCGACTCCAACGAGGGCAACCTGACTCGTTCGCCGATGGCCCGCCTGCATGTACGCGGCAGCATCGACACCATCTTCGAGACCCTGGTGGCGGAGCTCGGCAGGCACGGGCGTCATGTGGGCAGCCTCGACCGCCAGGGCGCGGAGGACAGCGTGGTTGTCACCGCCAGCGCCAACAACGCCACCTCGATCCTGCCGTTCGAGGTCTCCGATTTCGAGAAATGCCTGGATACCTCCTGCCCGATCAAGCCGCAGTGGCTGATGACCAAGCTCACCCAGCTGTTTCCGCCCAACACCCGCTATCTGGCCGACGCCGGCAACAGTTTCGCCTGGAGCACCCATTATCTGCATCCCTTCGACCGTCGCGTCCTGGAACGGCGCAACAAGGAGCGTGGCGATCGCGGCCGGCGCAGCTCGCGCGGGGGGCTGTTCCAGGCCGGGTTCGAGTTCGCACCGATGGGCTGGGCGATCGGCAACGCGGTGGGCACCGCGCTGGCAAGCCCCGGCGACCCGGTGGTCTGCATCACCGGTGACGGCAGCATGCTGATGAGCGGACAGGAAATCACAGTCGCCCAGCAACTCGGGCTGCCGGTCGTTTTCATCGTGCTGAACGACGCCAGGCTCGGCATGGTCGCGCACGGTCAGCGACTGGGGGGAGCCGAAGAGATCGGTTGTACCCTGCCGCAGGTCGATTTCCGCCGCCTGGCCGAGTCGATGGGCATCCGTGCGTATCTGATCCAGACACCGCAGGACCTGCTGAATCTCAACATTCCGGCCATCTGCCAGCAGCGCACCCCCACGCTGCTCGATGTGCGCATCGACGCCCGGGAAACACCCCCTATCGGCAGGAGAATACAGGTATTGCAGGACATGTAA
- a CDS encoding EthD domain-containing protein codes for MEKMIFPLWKRSDDGSEAFRERLLGPVAQGLLQAGARRLRISVVDAAVAPAASLRQQNSGPAMDAMLSVWVDSAVWRERYLAVFREQVGRYSAYLVCESEPIVADARLPGDGERLEGMCQVVFLQKPPRLSYADWITIWQGSHTRVAIDTQSTFGYRQNVVVRALSYAAPHYDAIIEENFPVAAMSSPHAFYAAGDDDSKYAANLKAMVDSCQRFIDFDKIDVVPTSEYNWRGR; via the coding sequence ATGGAAAAAATGATATTCCCGTTGTGGAAGCGCTCCGATGATGGTTCTGAGGCCTTCCGCGAGCGCCTGCTCGGTCCGGTCGCCCAGGGACTGCTGCAGGCCGGAGCGCGCCGCCTGCGGATCAGCGTGGTCGATGCCGCTGTGGCGCCGGCGGCCAGCCTGCGCCAGCAGAACAGCGGACCGGCGATGGACGCGATGCTCTCGGTATGGGTGGACAGCGCGGTGTGGCGCGAGCGCTACCTGGCGGTGTTCCGCGAGCAGGTGGGCCGTTACAGCGCCTACCTCGTGTGCGAATCGGAGCCGATCGTGGCCGATGCGAGGTTGCCGGGCGACGGCGAGCGGCTCGAGGGCATGTGCCAGGTGGTGTTTCTGCAGAAACCCCCGCGCCTGAGCTACGCGGACTGGATCACGATATGGCAGGGCAGCCATACCCGGGTTGCGATCGATACACAATCGACCTTCGGTTACCGGCAGAATGTCGTGGTGCGCGCACTCAGCTATGCCGCTCCCCACTACGATGCAATCATCGAGGAAAATTTTCCGGTGGCCGCGATGAGTTCCCCGCATGCCTTCTATGCCGCCGGGGATGACGACTCGAAATACGCGGCCAACCTCAAGGCCATGGTCGACAGCTGCCAGCGCTTTATCGATTTCGACAAGATCGATGTGGTGCCGACCAGCGAATACAACTGGAGGGGGAGATAG
- a CDS encoding alpha/beta hydrolase codes for MIELLNESMAGISGSGAMEISTMREVPLAPLAENPTAVGDVENRRIPGPGGEIPIRIYTPEASGPLPLVMFFHGGGFVLCSLETHDELCRALCRDTAAVVVSVDYRLAPEARYPAAADDCYAALEWCAAHAAELGADGTRIAVAGDSAGGNLAAVTALRARDLGGPALRHQTLIYPATSCAFDTPSYRDNAEGYFLTADAMRWFWSHYLGDMEQGRDPYACPENAASLAGLPSATVITAEYDPLRDEAEVYAGRLRAAGVEVRLQRYLGMIHGFVSMADVFDDGRAAQLLVAGELRAAFG; via the coding sequence ATGATCGAACTGCTCAACGAGTCCATGGCCGGCATTTCGGGTTCCGGGGCGATGGAAATCTCGACCATGCGCGAGGTGCCGCTGGCACCGCTGGCGGAGAATCCCACGGCGGTCGGTGATGTGGAGAACCGGCGCATACCCGGGCCGGGAGGCGAGATACCGATACGGATCTACACACCGGAGGCGTCGGGGCCGCTGCCGCTGGTGATGTTCTTTCACGGCGGTGGATTCGTGCTGTGCAGCCTCGAGACGCACGATGAGTTGTGCCGTGCGCTGTGCCGTGATACCGCGGCGGTGGTGGTTTCGGTCGATTACCGGCTGGCGCCGGAGGCGCGCTACCCGGCTGCGGCGGACGATTGTTATGCGGCACTCGAGTGGTGCGCCGCGCATGCGGCGGAACTCGGTGCCGATGGCACGCGAATCGCCGTGGCCGGGGACAGTGCGGGTGGTAACCTGGCGGCGGTCACCGCGTTGCGCGCGCGCGATCTCGGCGGGCCGGCGCTCAGGCACCAGACGCTCATCTACCCGGCAACCAGTTGTGCCTTCGATACGCCGTCCTATCGCGACAACGCCGAGGGCTATTTCCTGACTGCCGACGCGATGCGCTGGTTCTGGTCGCATTATCTCGGTGACATGGAGCAGGGCCGTGATCCCTATGCCTGCCCGGAAAATGCTGCGAGCCTGGCGGGGTTGCCGTCCGCAACCGTGATCACCGCCGAGTACGACCCCTTGCGCGACGAGGCGGAAGTCTATGCCGGGCGGCTGCGTGCGGCGGGCGTTGAAGTGAGGCTGCAGCGTTACTTGGGCATGATCCACGGCTTTGTCTCGATGGCCGATGTCTTCGACGACGGGCGCGCCGCGCAATTGCTGGTTGCCGGGGAACTGCGCGCCGCGTTCGGCTGA
- a CDS encoding SDR family oxidoreductase — protein MAVFAMTGGATGIGAAIRDRIQARGDRMIVADIRDAEVVADLGTAEGRRAAVAGIRAAAPEGLDGFVACAGLGPNVDPPSRVARVNYFGAVEVIEGLRDALAARAASVVVISSNSAPMSADAAFVDLLLAGDEEGAAVHVDKCDGQVAYAGSKMGVARWVRGNAPAWAKEGVRLNAVAPGIVNTALSTGVAADQRYGAAMQAFAATVPVGYIGEPCDVAAAVDFLLGAESRFVCGSILFVDGGHDALLRPAQF, from the coding sequence ATGGCTGTATTTGCAATGACCGGTGGTGCCACGGGAATTGGCGCCGCGATCAGGGACCGGATCCAGGCGCGCGGCGATCGCATGATCGTGGCGGATATCCGTGATGCCGAGGTGGTTGCTGATCTTGGCACCGCCGAGGGGCGCCGGGCCGCGGTGGCTGGCATTCGCGCCGCCGCGCCGGAGGGGCTCGATGGCTTTGTGGCGTGTGCCGGGCTCGGCCCCAATGTCGACCCGCCGTCACGGGTGGCGCGGGTCAACTACTTCGGTGCGGTCGAGGTGATCGAAGGTCTGCGCGATGCACTGGCGGCGCGTGCGGCCTCGGTCGTCGTGATTTCGTCGAATTCCGCGCCCATGAGTGCCGATGCGGCATTTGTCGATCTGCTGCTGGCGGGTGACGAGGAGGGCGCTGCCGTGCATGTCGACAAATGCGACGGCCAGGTGGCCTATGCCGGCTCGAAAATGGGCGTGGCGCGCTGGGTGCGTGGCAACGCGCCGGCCTGGGCGAAGGAGGGCGTACGGCTGAATGCGGTGGCGCCGGGTATCGTGAATACCGCGCTGAGCACCGGGGTGGCGGCCGACCAGCGCTACGGCGCCGCGATGCAGGCGTTCGCGGCCACGGTGCCGGTCGGGTACATCGGCGAGCCGTGCGACGTCGCCGCCGCGGTGGACTTTCTGCTCGGGGCGGAATCCCGGTTTGTCTGCGGTTCGATCCTTTTTGTCGATGGAGGTCATGACGCGCTGCTGCGCCCCGCGCAATTCTGA
- a CDS encoding DUF3806 domain-containing protein yields the protein MKWFCCLLLGVAVLARAAGDVHVGALQAGDEARLREQRQLIGDLAALHLGRGLNGERERDLDTLQQLLDRRILGPGQTAELQAMGVVMGDLLAHELDMHWVIYRDDEGRSRALQLGSSANFLFPVTMISRRVDAGIQVRVREVHDAAVAEMKPWINNRYARPATSR from the coding sequence ATGAAGTGGTTCTGCTGCTTGCTGCTCGGTGTTGCCGTGCTGGCGCGGGCCGCCGGGGACGTGCACGTCGGCGCGCTGCAGGCAGGGGACGAAGCGCGGCTGCGCGAGCAGCGCCAGCTGATCGGCGACCTCGCGGCACTGCATCTCGGGCGCGGCCTGAACGGCGAGCGCGAGCGCGATCTCGACACGCTGCAACAACTGCTCGACCGGCGCATCCTCGGCCCCGGCCAGACCGCGGAACTCCAGGCGATGGGCGTCGTGATGGGCGATCTGCTGGCGCACGAACTCGATATGCACTGGGTGATCTACCGCGACGACGAGGGACGCAGCCGCGCGCTGCAGCTCGGATCCTCGGCGAATTTCCTGTTCCCCGTCACCATGATCTCGCGGCGGGTGGATGCCGGAATCCAGGTCAGGGTGCGCGAGGTCCACGATGCGGCCGTGGCCGAAATGAAACCGTGGATCAACAACCGTTACGCGCGACCGGCCACATCGCGCTAA
- a CDS encoding 4-hydroxy-tetrahydrodipicolinate synthase: MISGSIVALVTPMHESGSVDWAALERLVEFHVANSTAAIVSVGTTGESATIDVEEHCEVVRRTVAFAAGRLPVIAGTGGNSTQEAIELTGAAREMGVAACLLVTPYYNKPTQEGLYRHFRAIAEAVDIPQILYNVPARTACDMLPDTVLRLSTVPNIVGIKEATGSLERGREILARCAPEFVVYSGDDATAAELMLCGARGNVSVTANVAPARVAALCGAALAGDARRTRALDGELAELNRALFVESNPIPVKWALLEMGLIGPGIRLPLTPLSPQFHARVRAALADLGLLASCEA, translated from the coding sequence ATGATCTCGGGCAGTATCGTGGCGCTGGTCACCCCGATGCACGAGTCGGGGAGTGTCGACTGGGCCGCACTCGAGCGCCTGGTGGAGTTCCACGTCGCCAATTCGACCGCGGCTATCGTCTCGGTGGGCACCACCGGTGAATCGGCGACCATCGACGTCGAGGAGCATTGCGAGGTGGTGCGTCGTACCGTGGCATTCGCCGCCGGTCGGCTGCCGGTAATCGCGGGAACGGGCGGCAATTCGACGCAGGAAGCCATCGAGCTCACCGGTGCGGCGCGTGAAATGGGCGTGGCCGCCTGTCTCCTGGTAACGCCGTACTACAACAAGCCCACCCAGGAGGGCCTGTACCGGCATTTCCGTGCGATTGCGGAAGCCGTCGACATACCGCAGATTCTCTACAACGTGCCGGCCCGTACCGCCTGCGATATGTTGCCCGACACGGTGCTGCGCCTGAGCACGGTTCCGAATATCGTCGGCATAAAGGAAGCCACCGGCAGCCTGGAGCGCGGGCGGGAGATCCTGGCCCGTTGTGCGCCGGAGTTCGTTGTGTATTCGGGCGACGATGCCACGGCGGCGGAACTGATGCTGTGCGGGGCGCGGGGCAATGTCTCGGTGACCGCGAATGTTGCGCCGGCGCGGGTTGCCGCGCTTTGCGGCGCGGCCCTCGCTGGCGATGCGCGGCGAACCCGCGCGCTCGATGGCGAACTCGCCGAGCTCAACCGCGCCCTGTTCGTGGAGTCGAACCCGATCCCGGTGAAATGGGCGTTGCTGGAAATGGGCCTCATCGGGCCCGGTATCCGGTTGCCGCTCACACCCCTGTCGCCGCAATTCCATGCGCGGGTGCGCGCGGCCCTGGCCGATCTTGGTTTGCTCGCCTCGTGCGAAGCCTAG
- the bamC gene encoding outer membrane protein assembly factor BamC gives MRFLPTMMLLILTSTAVSGCGWLTGDDGIFRDRSDEYRKARTIPQMKLPEGSNSEAIEDLYAIPVERTDVLLGKEFEVPKPAPLVGDPEQNVVRIQKLGEEQWILLDGAPGEVWPRIRAFLISNHIGIEREDAATGVMETAWLTFKSDSTRREKYRYRVEQGVQRNSTEVYVQEMGYTKLEGEEPRAPDWKTGSMDPERETWMVKELAGYLADTGDDSSVSLLAQGISTVNKVYIVRDAENLPAIDLRLPYERAWASLGRALEHAEFTVRDLDHDAGVYFVKYEPGKTPAPDAGLGANETQEEKRGFFSGLFNWWGDDEEDNPAIGRDYRVEVKKAADGVLIEVRRGDGEQFEDGEAEFLLGLIKAHLA, from the coding sequence ATGCGATTTTTGCCGACGATGATGCTGTTGATACTGACCAGCACGGCCGTTTCCGGTTGCGGCTGGTTGACGGGTGACGATGGCATATTCCGCGATCGGAGCGATGAGTATCGCAAGGCCCGCACCATCCCGCAGATGAAGCTTCCCGAGGGCAGCAATTCCGAGGCGATCGAAGACCTCTATGCCATACCGGTCGAGCGCACCGACGTGCTGCTCGGCAAGGAGTTCGAGGTGCCCAAGCCGGCGCCGCTGGTCGGTGACCCGGAGCAAAACGTGGTGCGTATCCAGAAGCTCGGCGAGGAGCAGTGGATTCTGCTCGATGGCGCCCCCGGTGAAGTGTGGCCGCGCATCCGCGCGTTCCTGATCTCGAACCACATCGGCATCGAGCGCGAGGACGCCGCTACCGGGGTGATGGAAACCGCGTGGCTGACGTTCAAGAGCGATAGCACCAGGCGCGAGAAATACCGTTACCGGGTCGAGCAGGGCGTTCAGCGCAACAGCACCGAGGTCTATGTGCAGGAGATGGGTTATACCAAGCTCGAGGGCGAGGAACCGCGCGCACCGGACTGGAAAACCGGCTCGATGGATCCCGAGCGCGAAACGTGGATGGTCAAGGAACTCGCCGGATACCTCGCCGATACCGGTGACGATTCCTCGGTGAGCCTGCTGGCACAAGGCATCAGCACCGTGAACAAGGTGTACATCGTGCGCGACGCCGAGAACCTGCCGGCAATCGATTTGCGGCTTCCCTATGAACGGGCCTGGGCCTCGCTCGGGCGCGCACTGGAGCATGCCGAATTCACCGTCCGGGATCTCGATCACGATGCCGGGGTCTATTTCGTGAAATACGAACCCGGGAAGACCCCGGCACCCGATGCGGGGCTCGGGGCGAACGAAACGCAAGAGGAGAAACGCGGGTTCTTTTCGGGTTTGTTCAACTGGTGGGGCGACGACGAGGAAGACAATCCCGCCATCGGCCGCGACTATCGCGTCGAGGTGAAGAAAGCCGCGGATGGCGTGCTGATCGAGGTGCGCCGCGGCGACGGGGAGCAATTCGAGGACGGCGAGGCGGAGTTTCTGCTCGGGCTGATCAAGGCGCACCTCGCGTAG
- a CDS encoding MBL fold metallo-hydrolase, protein MEFCSLGSGSAGNALLVRSRTTCVMIDCGFGRRDLERRMALRGMDPRDLDAILVTHEHSDHAGGVAALARHYGIAVYSSAGTAKAARLHELEHAVLVSERSQRIGDIDVLPVTVPHDAREPCQFVLGHGAHRLGVLTDLGSVSKLVREHYQRCDALVLECNHDEEMLANGPYPYPLKRRVGGEFGHLSNAQAAGLLDSVEKSALQHLVAAHLSEQNNAPGKAWAALSQALGSEQGLRLADQASGFDWLGIA, encoded by the coding sequence GTGGAATTCTGCTCACTCGGCAGCGGCAGCGCCGGAAATGCCTTGCTGGTGCGCAGCCGCACGACGTGCGTGATGATCGATTGCGGCTTCGGACGACGCGATCTCGAGCGACGCATGGCGCTGCGGGGCATGGATCCGCGCGATCTCGACGCCATCCTGGTCACCCACGAGCACTCCGATCATGCCGGCGGCGTTGCGGCACTGGCGCGCCATTACGGCATCGCGGTCTACAGCAGCGCCGGTACCGCCAAGGCCGCGCGCCTGCACGAGCTCGAACACGCCGTGCTGGTGTCGGAGCGTAGCCAGCGCATCGGCGACATCGATGTGCTGCCGGTGACCGTTCCCCACGATGCCCGCGAGCCCTGCCAGTTCGTGCTCGGTCACGGCGCACACCGGCTCGGGGTGCTCACCGATCTCGGCAGTGTGTCGAAGCTGGTGCGCGAGCACTACCAGCGCTGCGATGCGCTGGTGCTCGAGTGCAACCATGACGAGGAAATGCTGGCCAACGGTCCCTATCCGTATCCGCTGAAGCGGCGGGTTGGCGGAGAGTTCGGGCACCTCAGCAATGCGCAAGCCGCGGGATTGCTCGACAGCGTGGAAAAATCGGCGTTGCAGCATCTTGTCGCGGCGCATCTCAGCGAACAGAATAACGCCCCCGGCAAAGCCTGGGCAGCGCTCTCGCAGGCGCTGGGGAGCG